The Spirochaetota bacterium genome includes the window AATATCGTCATTTTTTATATCTTTTTTGTTATTTATATCTGGCAACAGCAAATACTTTTTTTCATCAAAGCGATAGTTTAGTGAATTAAAAAAATGTCGCAATGTAATCACCGATGGCACAAACATATTGCCATAGTTGCCTGCACCAAGCAGCAATGCAAAGCCATATTGCTGGTGGAGTGGTTTATTCCCCCGATTGTAATATTCCCACAAAACCTGACAGCGGTCAATGATGGATTTTAACGGTGAAGGAAGATGTGAAAAATATAATGGTGAAGCAATGACGATTACATGAGCACGTTGCAGGACATCATACAGTTCATTCATAGCATCGTCAAAAACACAACCATATTCTCTGCTGCAATACCCACATCCTGTGCAGGGATGTACAGCTAACTTATAGGCAAAATATATTTTTTTTGATATACCCGATAGTTCATGAAACAGTAACCGCAGTGCAGTAGCAGTATTGCCCTGTGTATGGGGACTTCCACACAACGCAACTATTGTTGCATTAGTCTTCTTTGATCCTGGCAAATATCATTCTCCCTGCAGTTGTTTGTAAAACTGACGTCACAATTACATCAACGTTGGAATTGAGCCTTGATCTTCCGTTTTCAACAACAACCATTGTCCCATCATCCAGATATCCAATGGCCTGATTGGGGTCCTTCCCTTCTTTAATGAGGGAAACAGACATCTCTTCACCAGGAAGCACAATGGGCTTTAATGCATTAGAAAGCTGATTTATATTCAGTACCTTTACTCCATGGAATTCGGCAACTTTATTAAGATTAAAATCATTGGTTATAATTTTTGCATCCATAAGCTTGGCAAGTTTCACCAGTTTTGCATCCACCTCATTTACTTCGGGGAAATCCACATCGGATATCTTTACAAGAATACGCTGGTCCTTTTGCATCTTATTTAAGATATCCAGCCCTCTTCTTCCTCTATTACGCTTGATAGAATCAGCTGAATCAGCTATCATCTGCAATTCATTTAACACAAAGTTTGGAATAACCAGTATACCCTCTATAAACCCTGTATCGCATATATCTGAAATCCTGCCATCAATGATAACGCTGGTATCAAGTATTTTATATGAAGCCCCATCACGCCCTTCTTCCCGTTTCACCGGAACTATCGTATCAAAAATTGCAATATCATCACAATTAATAACAAAGAATAAAACAGTAGCATATCCCACCACATGGTATATGATGGCACTGATAAGCTTTACTGTTGATGGCTGTAGATTAAGTGGAATTGAAACAAATGCTATCACCAGAAGGTGGGCAAAAATAAGCCCAATGAAAACACCAACAAGTGCAGCAATAACCATACGTGTAGAGATGGTATGTGAAATATACTCAACAGCAATAATAAAAACCAGTGCTGCAACCGAAGCAATAATTACGGCAATAATTGCTGCCTGAAGAGAATACTGGAAAAAAAACAAACCTGAAAATAATGCTGATGTGACAATGAATAACATCCGTATAATAGCTATCATAGCCTTTGAACTCCTTTATTTTTTTAAAATAATAGTATACCCATCCTCTGATATTAATATAACAACAATATAGTGATGGAGGATACAATAAAACTAACTATTTGTGAGAATACAAGTTACAGTATTGCAGGCAGATTATGAGGATAACGCTTCGGAAACCAAATTGCCAGCTTCATCAACATCAATGCCCTTTGCCAGGGCTATCTCATGTATCATAAGCTGATAAGCATTTTCATACAGTTTTCTTTCCATTATAGAAAGCTCCTTGTCCTTCCCCCGCTTGTACAGGTCACGCGCAACTTCTGCTACTGCAAAAATTGACCCACTTTTAATCTTATCCACATTATTCTGATACCTGATCTTCCAGTCATCTTCGGTTTCAACATCTGATTTTTTCAGCAGGTTCAATACTTTGGTTACATCTTTTTTTGCAATAACCCTGCGCAATCCTATTGATTCAGCTTTCTCAGTGGGAATCATTACCTTCATCCCGCTGTTAATAATGGTTATGATGTAAAATTCATTCCGTTTACTTAATACTACTTTTTTTTCGATAGCTTCTATAATGCCAACCCCATGCAAAGGATAAACAATCTTATCACCTACTTTAAACATAGGATACCCTCATATGTAAATTAACCCGCAATAATATAACCTACAAGCTATTAATAGTAGCACATAAAAATTATAAAATCAAGAATAAAATATTTATTTTTATGCGATAGGCAGGAGCATTATTGCCTTTTTTAAAAAACTATTCTTCGTATTTCAGGCCTTCTTTTTCCATATACCGTTCAAAAACTGATTTCATCTTGTAATGAACACCATTACATACACACCGGGGAGTACCACCGGGTATCATAAGATCCCCAATAAGTTCATGGCAATTTGGTCCAGGGGCACATCCTGAATATTTACAGGTTGCCCCATAGAAGACATCCTTAGGTGCAGCAGGCCACTGTGGATCGGGCATGCCATTATAAACTTCACGCATGTAATGGCCCCATATTGGTGCAGCCACAGCAGCACCTGCCTGATGCCTTCCCAGTGACATAAATGGTTTATCATACCCCACCCATACTACTGTGGCAATATCAGGCGTAAATCCACAAAACCATGCATCTGTCCAGTTTTGCGTTGTTCCTGTTTTCCCGGCACATTTTTTATCAAATTTTGCCACAACGCGTAATGCTTCCGTAGGAGTACCGCTTTCAGCAACGCTTAGCAATAATGAAGTCATGACATAGTTAACATTTTCAGGCACTATCTGTATTGACCCATCTGCTTCTTTAGCAGCAATGATGTTGCCAATATCCTCTTCAATATTTTCTATCTCATTACCATCCCTGTCAGTAATATACCGTATTGCAAACGGTATAACATCCCTACCCCTATTAGCATATATTGCATATCCGGTCACCATTTCAAAGGGAGTCAGTTC containing:
- a CDS encoding flavodoxin family protein, yielding MPGSKKTNATIVALCGSPHTQGNTATALRLLFHELSGISKKIYFAYKLAVHPCTGCGYCSREYGCVFDDAMNELYDVLQRAHVIVIASPLYFSHLPSPLKSIIDRCQVLWEYYNRGNKPLHQQYGFALLLGAGNYGNMFVPSVITLRHFFNSLNYRFDEKKYLLLPDINNKKDIKNDDITKKIAATASYIQKLL
- a CDS encoding PIN domain-containing protein, with product MIAIIRMLFIVTSALFSGLFFFQYSLQAAIIAVIIASVAALVFIIAVEYISHTISTRMVIAALVGVFIGLIFAHLLVIAFVSIPLNLQPSTVKLISAIIYHVVGYATVLFFVINCDDIAIFDTIVPVKREEGRDGASYKILDTSVIIDGRISDICDTGFIEGILVIPNFVLNELQMIADSADSIKRNRGRRGLDILNKMQKDQRILVKISDVDFPEVNEVDAKLVKLAKLMDAKIITNDFNLNKVAEFHGVKVLNINQLSNALKPIVLPGEEMSVSLIKEGKDPNQAIGYLDDGTMVVVENGRSRLNSNVDVIVTSVLQTTAGRMIFARIKED
- a CDS encoding CarD family transcriptional regulator, whose protein sequence is MFKVGDKIVYPLHGVGIIEAIEKKVVLSKRNEFYIITIINSGMKVMIPTEKAESIGLRRVIAKKDVTKVLNLLKKSDVETEDDWKIRYQNNVDKIKSGSIFAVAEVARDLYKRGKDKELSIMERKLYENAYQLMIHEIALAKGIDVDEAGNLVSEALSS